The nucleotide sequence TTTAGACTGGCGTGAGAGGCCGTTGGAAAGATGTGGAAGCCCTTCCCCTATCTGCAGTCAACTTCGCTAATCTATAATAATAGTATAGTCGCAAATAAACAAGCACATTTTAAAGACTCAATTGTGACGTTGTTTACTTAGCGAACTTTTGCCAAATAAAATATGATTTGGAGTAATTGTTGTCCTACATTGAAATTGATGTCTTGGagatttttttgattttagttccgctttttaaacaatattaaaacaaaaagctTGTGTCAATTTTAAGTATCACATAATAGTTAATTCTACACAAATGTTTTTTTCTTGGGTAAGGTCGTTTGTTATTTATGTGGCTTAGTTTTAAAACGatttctttattaaatatttcaagaCTAAGTTATCTTGTGATCTAATTTTAGATCAAACTACTAAGTTATCTGCTTTATACTTGTTTCTATTTACTTTTCTCTTACTTGTTCTAAGAAAATTCAAACATTCCCACATCTGTTTTCTCCAGTGACCTTGGCTAACGAATTTCGCAGTACGGTGGGTTCTATAAAACCCATAACACCCAAATTGCGAGGGTTAGTACCTACTAAGCTCGCTCGCAAAATCTAAGAATGCGTTTCAGCATCATAGTGCTTTGTGCTTTAATTTGCCTATTCGTTATTTTGACCGAAGCTAGACAGAAGAAAGTGAATCGTGCGGCATCCAGATCCTTGGCAGTCAGAAATGGAAACAAAAAGCAGCGAAGTAATGTGCGTCAACGAAATGGAAATAAGCCATCTGCCAAATCGAAGAATCTTAAGAAACGTAGACCAAATGCGGGcaagaagaaaaagaaaagtaaaaatttGGCCAAgaaaaatcgaagaaaaagtAATTCAGCCAAAAATCGTAAAGCGAAGGTCAAGTCAAGTTCTACCAGTAGTTCCAGTATTGCTACTCTACCACTGGATTTCCAACAGAATTTCGTACGAACCACGGACAATTTGCGATCGGAGAAGGCATTTTTGGCCAGACGTTATGGTTTTGGTTTTGCCAAGACTTCTGGAACCGCAAGACTAAAAAACACGGCAAATATGGAGTACACCTGCAAGCTAAGCATTGGAACACCGAAGCAAAGGTTCACAATACTTCCGGATACCGGTAGTTCGAATCTGTGGGTCACAGGACCGCAATGCAAGAGCAAGGCCTGCCGGAAACATATGCGTTATCGTCCTACAAAATCGAGCACCTATATAGAAGACGGCGAGGAATTCGAGATTGAATATGAGTCGGGTGCTCTGGCAGGATATCTGGCCATTGACACTGTGAGTATAGCTGGACTGACAGTCACCAACCAGACCTTCGCGATGAGCAGCAAGGAACCGGGAAGTACCTTTACAACGGCCAATTTCGATGGTATACTGGGTATGGGTTATAAGTCCATATCCGTGGATGGTGTCACGCCCGTGGTGCAGAACATGTGCGCGCAGGATGTGATCAGCCCTTGTAGGTTTGCCATTTGCATGAAGGGCGGTGGCAGCTCCTCCCGAGGTGGTGCCATATTCTTCGGTAACTCCAGTACCAGCGCTTACAGTGGATCGAATAGCTATACCTACACTCCGGTGACCACAAAGGGTTACTGGCAGTTTACGCTGCAGGCTGTCTACGTCGGCAGCACCAAAGTGAGTGGTTCGGTGCAGGCAATTGTGGATTCCGGAACTTCCCTCATGACTGCCCCAACTGCAATCTACAAAAAGATTAACAAGATCCTCGGTTGCAAGGAGACCTCCAGCGGAGAGTGTTGGATGAAGTGCTCGACGGATGTACCCGACGTCACCATGGTCATTGGGGGCACAGAGTTCGTTCTTAAGGGTAAAAAGATGATGTTGAAAGTGAAAACCTCCAAGGGCAAGACTGTTTGCATATCGGTGGTAACCGAAGTTCCGGACGAACCTATGATCTTGGGCGATGCCTTCATCAGGCATTTCTGCACCGTCTTCGACTTCGCCAATAATCGCATTGGATTTGCTGCCACTACCTATAAGACCTAGGCCTTaatgtattattttaataagtaAATACAATACATTTAATCTCATATAGGGGACTATTAACATATTTATTTCTGGCCagatttttcaaatttaaaaataaagtttacTAATATAATTAAATCTAAATATACTTCATATGTTCCGAAGTTTTGACCTACCCAATTGCCTGCCTAATTAGCCAAAAACAGCTGCGATTTTACATAAGCAATATTCTGAAGGAAATGTAAAAATAGGAGAGGTACTATTCTCAGTTCTCTAAGTGAGCCCATCGAAGATGCTTCGAATCTTGTTTGGCTTACTCGCATTTTCGTGTTTATCCTTTGCCAATAAAAAAGTACTGAAAGTTCCGCTCTATGCTACGGAAAAAGTCAGTGGAAGTGATCTTTTCTTCGCCAGAAACTTAACCAAAGGAAGTGAGACACTTCACCTAAAGTTACAGACCCACACAAACCTGGCATATTATGGAAACATTTCCATGGGAACTCCGAAGCAACATTTTAGTGTGATCTTCGACACTGGATCTTCCAACACTTGGTTGCCCTCTATAAATTGTCCCAAAAGCAATTTAGCCTGTCAGAACCATCGAAGATACAACTCTTCGCGATCCAGTACTTATACACCTGATGGACGCAACTTTACCCTGCGATATGGATCTGGTAGAGTGGTTGGTTATCTATCCAAGGACACCCTACATTTTTCTGGAGCTGATCTACCAGACGTAATATTCGGAGAAAGTCTATTCCTGCAACATTTTGCCTTCAATACCGTGAGATTTGATGGACTGGTGGGCTTGGGTCTGGGAGTATTAGCCTGGTCCAATACGACACCATTTTTGGAACTCCTGTGTGCCAAAAAACTGATTGAGAAATGCCTATTCTCGGTTTACCTCCGACGACATCCTCCAGATATACCTGGCGGAGAGATACTCTTCGGCGGATTTGATAAATCAAAATTTGAAGGAAAACTTCATTATGTGCCGATAAGCCTATGGAACAGTTGGAATCTGGAAATAACTAAAACAACCGTGGGATCTAAgcaaattggtggaaaaatcaATGCTATTTTGGATACGGGCACGTCGCTGATTTTAATGCCCCAAGAATCGTACGATAATCTGCTAAAAGTCTTATCAACTAGAGTAGAAAATGGCTATAATGTACTAACATGTGAGGACAAAACTCTGCCTAATGTTAATATTCTCATCGGAGGCAAAGTATTTCCCCTAACAGCCAATGATTATCTGATGGAGTTGACACTTGGTCGTAAAAAGTTGTGTGTACTGGCCGTTGCTCCCATTAATAGGGGATTTTGGGTGCTGGGAGATGTCTTTCTGGGCCGATATTATACGGTTTATGATGCCGCGGCCAAGAGAATTGGATTGGCCAAGGCGGTACGAAGGGGTAAATAACAATATAAAGTGGCCTTAGTCCAGTAATCAAACATGGAAAATCCAAttcatattaaaatatatgtgtTTATGCGTATTGAAGTAATATTAGTTATTTTCCATAAATGTAAAAGAAAGATATATAAAAAGTTCTGTCAGTAAATTAAGTTATTAGGTTAAAGACAATAAAGTTGAAAAAAACATCGTTTTTTCACATTGTTTTGCTAAAACGAATTatcttattattttatttttcccgtaatatttataattacaGTTTGTTATTTCGCTTAAAAATTTTCAGCTTATTATTGTCAGACTTAAAACTTTATAAACAGTACATATGGGTCTGTATAGACCACTGTTCGCACAATTTAATTCGGTAATTGGCAATTGCTTTGTTTATTCAATTAAATGTACTCGCCCTATTTATCTCTATTCACGCAAACATTGAAGTGCGTTCAACCACCGCATTAGCCAATTCCATTTGAATGCCAGACGAATTTGGCCATTAAAATGCTCCATTTGCAGGTGCTATAAAACAATCGCGGCCAGAATCTTTGCCAATTAGTTCGAAGGGAATTTACAAACGGTTCGGATCGGTTTGATTTCGGTTGGTCAGCGACGATGCAGTGCCTCCTATGGCTGCTCTTGTCCCTGTGGATCTTGTGCCTGTTTTGGACAAGATCAGAGGGCCAATTGATCCGCATTCCAATGCAATATCAGGCATCTTTTATGGCCAGTCGTCGGCAGCATCGTGCAGGAAGAACATCTCTGTTAGCCAAATACAATGTGGTTGGTGGACCGGAGATTACGTCAAGGGATAACCTAGGAGCTACAGAAACTTTGGATAATCGATTGAATCTGGAGTACGCTGGACCCATCAGCATTGGATCGCCGGGTCAGCCCTTCAATATGCTGTTCGACACAGGATCCGCCAATCTCTGGGTGCCCAGTGCAGACTGTTCATCCAAGAACTTGGCCTGTCAGCACCATCATCGCTACAACTCCAGTGCCTCGAGCAGTTATGTTCCGGATGGTCGAAGGTTTGCCATAGCCTATGGAACTGGAAGTCTATCGGGTCGTTTGGCCCAGGATACGGTGGCCATTGGCCAACTGGTGGTGCGGAATCAAACTTTTGGAATGGCCATGCATGAGCCGGGATCAACCTTTGTGGATACCAATTTTGCGGGGATCGTAGGACTTGGTTTTCGAGCCATAGCTGAGCAGAGAATAAAACCATTGTTCGAAAATATGTGCGATCAACATTTAGTGGATGAGTGTATATTCTCGTTTTACCTGAAACGCAATGGCAGTGAAAGAATGGGTGGTGAGCTACTGTTCGGTGGTGTGGATAAGAGCAAGTTTTCGGGAACCCTAACCTATGTACCACTCACCCACGCAGGGTATTGGCAGTTCCCAATGGATGGCATTGAATTGGGCGGTAGGATAATCAGCCAGAATCGCCAGGCCATTGCGGATACGGGCACATCTCTCTTGGCAGCTCCTCCCAGGGAATATCTGATAATAAATAGTCTTCTAGGAGGCTTACCCACCTCGAATAATGAATATCTGCTCAACTGTGCGGAGATCAATAAATTGCCCGAGATAGTGTTCATCATTGGAGGTCAGCGATTTCCCCTGCAGCCCAGGGATTATGTAATGAGTGCTGCCAATGATGATGGATCGGTGATATGTTTATCTGCTTTTACGCTGATGGAGGCAGAGTTTTGGATTCTGGGAGACGTGTTCATAGGGCGTTATTACACCGCCTTTGATGTGGGCCATCGGCGGATCGGATTTGCTCCAGCAGCCTGAACAACACGTTTTGCTTAGTTTTGTTTCCAATAAGCCACAAACATCTGTTCTATTTAATGACAAAACTTGGCCATAAAACGTGGCCGGAGAGAAATCACGAGAGTAGACTACAGAGAGAATAACGATTGAAACCTGATTGTGGAAAAAAACAGCTGACCGACTCACGTTCGGTCTGGCGAGCCCAtcgaatatattataattaaattacCTAAGCTGTTCTCTAACAAGAGGGTATATGTGTTTATGTTAGCCCTAACTAAATTAGGTAATACAACAATttgtattataaatataataaacttTCAAACAATATTTTACATTTAGTTTCTCAAGGTTAAtacttaattagttttaagaGTGTATTTTGAATAAGATTATATTCTGATAATAATCATTCATACTTCATTAGTTTCAAGAGTGTATTTTGATTGAGACTATATTCCGATAATAATCATTTAAATATAGGTACTTCCCTGGCTATCATTTTAAAATCGACATATATGTGTCaataattacaaaaaaatcacCGTTTTCAGGCAGGTTTGTGACGTTTCTGAATATATTGACACTGATTAAGACCTCTCAGACCCTAGAAACGCCCCTTATCTGCGAATATAAAAGCGCATCACGCATTAAAGCTAGTCAGTTGTAGAAAAGTATTCAATATGAAGGCGTTCTTATCTCTGGCTCTGTTGCTGGCTCTGGCTTTAAGCCAAGTTAGTGCTAGTTGCCCGGAAAGCTGTCCCGATACGGAGGATGTCGTCTGGGCTCTTGGAGGCATTTGCAATGTTTTCCGCAACAAGTGCTACTTCGACCAGGCGAACTGCAATCGAGATCCAGGTTGCAATTATTTTATACATACCTATTTGTTGATTTCTTAACCAAGTTTTATAGCGTTGACCATCACCACCAAGGAGGAGTGCCAGAAAAATTGCGACATCGCTTGTATTGCGCAATATGACCCTGTGTATGGTACTTATAAGGGCCAGGAGCGCCGCTTTGGTAATGAGTGTGAAAAGACTGTTCACACCTGCCGAACTGGTGAAAGTAAGTGAAAAATAATTGTTCAAGAAAAAAGGATTTTATactaattataaaatattatttttacagCCTT is from Drosophila suzukii chromosome 3, CBGP_Dsuzu_IsoJpt1.0, whole genome shotgun sequence and encodes:
- the LOC108020787 gene encoding lysosomal aspartic protease; the protein is MRFSIIVLCALICLFVILTEARQKKVNRAASRSLAVRNGNKKQRSNVRQRNGNKPSAKSKNLKKRRPNAGKKKKKSKNLAKKNRRKSNSAKNRKAKVKSSSTSSSSIATLPLDFQQNFVRTTDNLRSEKAFLARRYGFGFAKTSGTARLKNTANMEYTCKLSIGTPKQRFTILPDTGSSNLWVTGPQCKSKACRKHMRYRPTKSSTYIEDGEEFEIEYESGALAGYLAIDTVSIAGLTVTNQTFAMSSKEPGSTFTTANFDGILGMGYKSISVDGVTPVVQNMCAQDVISPCRFAICMKGGGSSSRGGAIFFGNSSTSAYSGSNSYTYTPVTTKGYWQFTLQAVYVGSTKVSGSVQAIVDSGTSLMTAPTAIYKKINKILGCKETSSGECWMKCSTDVPDVTMVIGGTEFVLKGKKMMLKVKTSKGKTVCISVVTEVPDEPMILGDAFIRHFCTVFDFANNRIGFAATTYKT
- the LOC108020788 gene encoding cathepsin D, producing MLRILFGLLAFSCLSFANKKVLKVPLYATEKVSGSDLFFARNLTKGSETLHLKLQTHTNLAYYGNISMGTPKQHFSVIFDTGSSNTWLPSINCPKSNLACQNHRRYNSSRSSTYTPDGRNFTLRYGSGRVVGYLSKDTLHFSGADLPDVIFGESLFLQHFAFNTVRFDGLVGLGLGVLAWSNTTPFLELLCAKKLIEKCLFSVYLRRHPPDIPGGEILFGGFDKSKFEGKLHYVPISLWNSWNLEITKTTVGSKQIGGKINAILDTGTSLILMPQESYDNLLKVLSTRVENGYNVLTCEDKTLPNVNILIGGKVFPLTANDYLMELTLGRKKLCVLAVAPINRGFWVLGDVFLGRYYTVYDAAAKRIGLAKAVRRGK
- the LOC108020827 gene encoding lysosomal aspartic protease, whose translation is MQCLLWLLLSLWILCLFWTRSEGQLIRIPMQYQASFMASRRQHRAGRTSLLAKYNVVGGPEITSRDNLGATETLDNRLNLEYAGPISIGSPGQPFNMLFDTGSANLWVPSADCSSKNLACQHHHRYNSSASSSYVPDGRRFAIAYGTGSLSGRLAQDTVAIGQLVVRNQTFGMAMHEPGSTFVDTNFAGIVGLGFRAIAEQRIKPLFENMCDQHLVDECIFSFYLKRNGSERMGGELLFGGVDKSKFSGTLTYVPLTHAGYWQFPMDGIELGGRIISQNRQAIADTGTSLLAAPPREYLIINSLLGGLPTSNNEYLLNCAEINKLPEIVFIIGGQRFPLQPRDYVMSAANDDGSVICLSAFTLMEAEFWILGDVFIGRYYTAFDVGHRRIGFAPAA
- the LOC108020831 gene encoding uncharacterized protein, whose product is MKAFLSLALLLALALSQVSASCPESCPDTEDVVWALGGICNVFRNKCYFDQANCNRDPALTITTKEECQKNCDIACIAQYDPVYGTYKGQERRFGNECEKTVHTCRTGETFV